A genome region from Pseudorca crassidens isolate mPseCra1 chromosome 20, mPseCra1.hap1, whole genome shotgun sequence includes the following:
- the CHST8 gene encoding carbohydrate sulfotransferase 8, with protein MAPRAGTMRLACMFSSILLFGAAGLLLFISLQDPTELALQQVPGIKFNIKPQEPHSDLPSGSSQDGDFKAPTESVTRDLSSRAPRGLNLQVSQQPQAHLNVGARLRPRQRRRRLLIKKMPAAAAIPANSSAGTFVRPAPRALDGRWVSLHQSQQERKRVMREACAKYRASSSRRAVTPRHVSRIFVEDRHRVLYCEVPKAGCSNWKRVLMVLAGLASSTTDIQHNTVHYGSALRRLDTFDRQGILHRLSTYTKMLFVREPFERLVSAFRDKFEHPNSYYHPVFGKAILARYRANASREALRTGSGVRFPEFIQYLLDVHRPVGMDIHWDHVSRLCSPCLIDYDFVGKFESMEDDADFFLSLVHAPRNLTFPRFKDRHSQEARTTAQIAHQYFAQLSTPQRQRTYDFYYMDYLMFNYSKPFADLY; from the exons GAATAAAGTTCAACATCAAGCCACAGGAGCCCCACAGC GACCTCCCATCAGGCAGTTCCCAGGATGGTGACTTTAAGGCACCCACAGAGAGTGTCACCCGAGACTTGTCCAGCCGGGCCCCGAGGGGCCTGAACCTACAGGTGTCCCAGCAGCCTCAAGCCCACCTAAACGTGGGGGCCCGTCTGCGACCCCGGCAGCGCCGCCGGCGACTGCTTATCAAGAAAATGCCAGCTGCGGCGGCCATCCCGGCCAACAGCTCGGCTGGTACGTTCGTCCGGCCAGCACCCCGGGCCCTGGACGGCCGTTGGGTCAGCCTGCACCAGAGCCAGCAGGAGCGCAAGCGGGTGATGCGGGAGGCGTGCGCCAAGTACAGGGCGAGCAGCAGCCGCAGGGCGGTCACGCCCCGCCACGTGTCCCGCATCTTCGTGGAGGACCGCCACCGCGTGCTGTACTGCGAGGTGCCCAAGGCGGGCTGCTCCAACTGGAAGCGGGTACTCATGGTGCTGGCCGGGCTGGCCTCGTCCACCACCGACATCCAGCACAACACCGTCCACTACGGCAGCGCCCTCAGGCGGCTGGACACCTTCGACCGCCAGGGCATCCTTCACCGCCTCAGCACTTACACCAAGATGCTCTTTGTCCGCGAGCCCTTCGAGAGGCTGGTCTCTGCCTTCCGCGACAAGTTTGAGCACCCCAATAGCTACTATCACCCCGTCTTCGGCAAGGCCATCCTGGCCCGATACCGGGCCAACGCCTCTCGGGAGGCCCTGCGGACGGGCTCCGGCGTGCGGTTCCCCGAGTTCATCCAGTACCTACTGGACGTGCACCGGCCCGTGGGGATGGACATCCACTGGGACCACGTCAGCCGGCTGTGCAGCCCCTGCCTCATCGACTATGACTTTGTGGGCAAGTTTGAGAGCATGGAGGACGACGCCGACTTCTTCCTGAGCCTCGTCCATGCGCCGCGGAACCTGACCTTCCCGCGGTTCAAGGACCGGCACTCGCAGGAGGCGCGGACCACCGCACAGATCGCGCACCAGTACTTCGCCCAGCTCTCGACCCCGCAGCGGCAGCGCACCTACGACTTCTACTACATGGACTACCTGATGTTCAACTACTCCAAGCCCTTCGCAGACCTGTACTGA